A genomic region of Antennarius striatus isolate MH-2024 chromosome 4, ASM4005453v1, whole genome shotgun sequence contains the following coding sequences:
- the pclaf gene encoding PCNA-associated factor yields MVRTKADNVPAAYRKAVAAAAPRKSLGSSSANASSSSQCSTPAKNKYAGGNPVCQRPTPTWQKGIGDFFGGPPRKPEKENQSPREVEDDEEAGGSGMSKASRKSRPLPAEDEEDE; encoded by the exons ATGGTGAGGACTAAAGCCGACAATGTTCCCGCAGCATACAGAAAAG CTGTTGCAGCTGCAGCTCCCAGGAAGTCTCTGGGGTCCAGTTCAGCCAACGCTTCCTCCAGCAGCCAGTGCTCCACTCCTG CAAAGAACAAATATGCTGGTGGCAACCCGGTCTGTCAGCGTCCCACACCCACATGGCAGAAGGGCATTGGGGACTTCTTTGGGGGGCCCCCAAGGAAGCCAGAGAAGGAGAACCAGAGCCCACGGGAGgtagaggatgatgaagaggctGGAGGCAGCGGGATGTCAAAGGCTAGCAGAAA GTCCAGACCCCTCCcagctgaggatgaggaagatgagtgA